The following proteins come from a genomic window of Amaranthus tricolor cultivar Red isolate AtriRed21 chromosome 14, ASM2621246v1, whole genome shotgun sequence:
- the LOC130800335 gene encoding diphthamide biosynthesis protein 3-like, producing MSYDEVEIEDMEWNEELQAYTYPCPCGDLFQITKDDLRLGEEIARCPSCTLYITVIYNLEDFADNKNNSKFQPPKQQPISVA from the coding sequence ATGTCGTATGACGAAGTTGAAATTGAAGACATGGAATGGAACGAAGAACTCCAAGCATATACATATCCATGTCCATGCGGCGATCTTTTTCAAATCACAAAGGATGATCTTCGTCTTGGTGAAGAGATTGCTCGTTGCCCTAGTTGTACTCTTTATATTACCGTCATTTACAATCTCGAAGATTTTGctgataataagaataattctAAATTTCAGCCTCCTAAACAGCAACCTATCAGCGTTGCTTGA
- the LOC130800332 gene encoding probable transcription factor At5g61620, with product MAKEDSMVVNGGGEIMLFGVRVVVDSMRKSVSLNNLSQYEHRLDSSSTYDVVPSAVPAVNGGDYVSADEAVVTRSSNTGSASRERKRGIPWTEEEHKLFLLGLEKVGKGDWRGISRNFVKTRTPTQVASHAQKYFIRKSNLNRRGRRRSSLFDITTDSVAVNQTNDEQISKDKNGTSQSPPPQQQSSNVRFAGQPQESSIFSSPSSHIYSYNYDMNIMKPAPTSSNSTSSTKSMADFDLTLSLSLSSPSSDLTNPTHFTQRFNNVKDNIISVA from the exons ATGGCGAAGGAAGATTCTATGGTTGTTAATGGTGGTGGAGAGATTATGCTGTTTGGTGTTCGTGTGGTGGTTGATTCTATGAGGAAGAGTGTTTCTCTTAACAATCTTTCTCAGTATGAGCATCGCCTTGATTCTTCTTCGACCTACGACGTCGTTCCTTCTGCAGTTCCTGCTGTTAATGGTGGTGATTATGTATCTGCTGATGAAGCGGTGGTTACTCGTTCTTCCAACACTGGTTCTGCTAGTCGTGAGCGTAAACGAG GGATTCCATGGACGGAAGAAGAACATAAGCTGTTTTTGCTAGGATTGGAGAAGGTAGGAAAAGGAGATTGGAGAGGAATTTCTAGAAACTTTGTGAAAACAAGAACACCAACACAAGTTGCAAGTCACGCTCAAAAGTATTTCATTCGAAAGAGTAATCTCAATCGTCGAGGTCGTCGTAGATCTAGCCTATTCGATATAACTACTGATTCG GTTGCTGTTAATCAAACGAATGATGAACAAATCAGCAAAGACAAAAATGGAACCTCTCAATCTCCACCTCCACAACAACAATCATCTAATGTGAGATTCGCTGGTCAACCGCAAGAATCAAGCATATTTTCGTCACCTTCTTCTCATATCTACTCGTATAATTATGACATGAACATAATGAAACCTGCGCCAACAAGTAGCAATAGCACCAGCAGCACCAAGTCAATGGCGGATTTCGATCTcactctttctctctccttgtCATCTCCTTCATCGGATCTCACAAATCCAACACATTTTACGCAAAGGTTCAATAATGTTAAAGATAATATAATCAGTGtggcttaa
- the LOC130800333 gene encoding protein MOTHER of FT and TFL1 isoform X1, with protein MAASVDPLVVGRVIGDVVDLFVPSVSMSVYFDAKHVTNGCTIKPSLAVLPPRLSIGGHPDVFYTLVMTDPDAPSPSEPSMREWVHWIVADIPGGSSPSCGKEVISYVGPRPPVGIHRYILVLFEQKQELGTSVEPPTARAHFNTRFFAARHGLGLPVAIVYFNAQKEPANKKL; from the exons ATGGCAGCTTCAGTGGATCCATTAGTAGTCGGAAGAGTGATCGGAGATGTGGTTGACTTGTTCGTGCCCAGTGTTAGCATGTCTGTTTACTTTGATGCTAAACATGTTACCAATGGCTGCACTATTAAGCCTTCTCTTGCTGTTCTTCCTCCTCGCCTTTCCATTGGTGGTCATCCTGATGTCTTCTATACTTTG GTGATGACAGATCCTGATGCTCCCAGCCCCAGCGAACCCTCCATGCGAGAGTGGGTCCATTG GATTGTTGCTGATATTCCCGGTGGTTCAAGTCCGTCTTGTG GAAAAGAAGTGATATCATATGTTGGACCGAGGCCACCAGTGGGAATACACAGATACATATTGGTGCTGTTCGAGCAAAAGCAAGAATTGGGAACATCCGTAGAGCCACCAACAGCTCGAGCTCATTTTAATACTCGCTTCTTTGCTGCTAGACATGGTCTTGGCCTCCCTGTCGCCATCGTCTACTTCAATGCTCAGAAAGAGCCGGCTAATAAGAAACTATAG
- the LOC130800333 gene encoding protein MOTHER of FT and TFL1 isoform X3, which yields MDVSSLKHVLEGFLGNWLVLRSMLIGIRRFTTNSKEKEVMTDPDAPSPSEPSMREWVHWIVADIPGGSSPSCGKEVISYVGPRPPVGIHRYILVLFEQKQELGTSVEPPTARAHFNTRFFAARHGLGLPVAIVYFNAQKEPANKKL from the exons ATGG ATGTGTCAAGTCTCAAGCATGTCTTAGAAGGATTCCTTGGAAATTGGCTTGTCTTGAGAAGCATGCTAATTGGCATAAGAAGATTCACAACTAACTCCAAGGAGAAAGAG GTGATGACAGATCCTGATGCTCCCAGCCCCAGCGAACCCTCCATGCGAGAGTGGGTCCATTG GATTGTTGCTGATATTCCCGGTGGTTCAAGTCCGTCTTGTG GAAAAGAAGTGATATCATATGTTGGACCGAGGCCACCAGTGGGAATACACAGATACATATTGGTGCTGTTCGAGCAAAAGCAAGAATTGGGAACATCCGTAGAGCCACCAACAGCTCGAGCTCATTTTAATACTCGCTTCTTTGCTGCTAGACATGGTCTTGGCCTCCCTGTCGCCATCGTCTACTTCAATGCTCAGAAAGAGCCGGCTAATAAGAAACTATAG
- the LOC130800336 gene encoding 5-formyltetrahydrofolate cyclo-ligase, mitochondrial-like isoform X2, with product MKTIGIGRLSTERTKQLRKLMNLSFSLHHLCILASPLPPTYSHFLNLRRQPRSSSISLSSIRMSSTNNGGSITSSTSDVTVAELESIFKQKRMIRSKVRKSLKEMDPSQRTLEDDAIQHLVLDAPWFKSTRRLCAYISCHALREVDTSKVLAQILQSSDKDKPGLEGKTLYVPRVEDKNSHMRMLNISSLDDLIANSMDILEPAPVDSTGNPREDVMQASEAVDLFLLPGLAFDKTGRRLGRGGGYYDTFLSKYRKLADKQNWKKPLLVALSYSIQILDDGVIPITPNDVDVDALVTPSGVIPVSAAARQRMECDI from the exons atgaagacaATTGGAATCGGAAGACTCTCAACGGAAAGGACCAAACAACTAAGAAAGCTTATGAACCTGTCCTTTTCCCTCCACCATTTGTGCATTTTAGCATCCCCACTCCCTCCCACTTACTCTCACTTTCTTAACCTGCGCCGCCAACCACGATCATCTtcaatttctctctcctccattaGGATGAGCTCCACCAACAATGGAGGAAGCATTACTAGCAGTACGAGTGATGTTACCGTTGCTGAATTGGAGTCAATTTTCAAGCAGAAACGCATGATTAGATCCAAAGTCAGGAAATCCCTTAAAGAGATGGACCCTTCTCAGCGAACCCTTGAAG ATGATGCAATTCAACACTTAGTTCTGGATGCTCCATGGTTTAAATCAACCAGAAGGTTATGTGCGTACATAAGTTGCCATGCCTTGCGAGAAGTTGATACATCTAAAGTTTTGGCACAAATCTTACAGAGTTCAGACAAAG ACAAACCGGGACTTGAAGGGAAAACTCTTTATGTGCCAAGAGTGGAGGataagaatagtcatatgcggaTGCTCAATATCTCCAGTTTAGATGATTTAATTGCTAACTCAATGGACATCCTGGAACCTGCACCGGTAGATAGTACAGGAAATCCACGTGAAGATG TTATGCAAGCAAGCGAAGCAGTCGACCTCTTCCTTTTACCCG GACTTGCATTTGACAAAACTGGTAGACGGTTGGGTCGTGGTGGAGG GTACTATGACACATTCCTAAGTAAATACCGGAAGCTAGCTGATAAGCAGAACTGGAAAAAACCGTTGCTAG TTGCTCTGTCATATTCTATTCAAATATTGGATGATGGAGTCATTCCCATCACTCCTAATGATGTTGATGTCGATGCTTTAGTAACTCCGTCTGGTGTTATTCCGGTTAGCGCAGCTGCACGTCAAAG GATGGAGTGTGACATATGA
- the LOC130800333 gene encoding protein MOTHER of FT and TFL1 isoform X2, producing the protein MSVYFDAKHVTNGCTIKPSLAVLPPRLSIGGHPDVFYTLVMTDPDAPSPSEPSMREWVHWIVADIPGGSSPSCGKEVISYVGPRPPVGIHRYILVLFEQKQELGTSVEPPTARAHFNTRFFAARHGLGLPVAIVYFNAQKEPANKKL; encoded by the exons ATGTCTGTTTACTTTGATGCTAAACATGTTACCAATGGCTGCACTATTAAGCCTTCTCTTGCTGTTCTTCCTCCTCGCCTTTCCATTGGTGGTCATCCTGATGTCTTCTATACTTTG GTGATGACAGATCCTGATGCTCCCAGCCCCAGCGAACCCTCCATGCGAGAGTGGGTCCATTG GATTGTTGCTGATATTCCCGGTGGTTCAAGTCCGTCTTGTG GAAAAGAAGTGATATCATATGTTGGACCGAGGCCACCAGTGGGAATACACAGATACATATTGGTGCTGTTCGAGCAAAAGCAAGAATTGGGAACATCCGTAGAGCCACCAACAGCTCGAGCTCATTTTAATACTCGCTTCTTTGCTGCTAGACATGGTCTTGGCCTCCCTGTCGCCATCGTCTACTTCAATGCTCAGAAAGAGCCGGCTAATAAGAAACTATAG
- the LOC130800336 gene encoding 5-formyltetrahydrofolate cyclo-ligase, mitochondrial-like isoform X1 encodes MKTIGIGRLSTERTKQLRKLMNLSFSLHHLCILASPLPPTYSHFLNLRRQPRSSSISLSSIRMSSTNNGGSITSSTSDVTVAELESIFKQKRMIRSKVRKSLKEMDPSQRTLEDDAIQHLVLDAPWFKSTRRLCAYISCHALREVDTSKVLAQILQSSDKDKPGLEGKTLYVPRVEDKNSHMRMLNISSLDDLIANSMDILEPAPVDSTGNPREDVMQASEAVDLFLLPGLAFDKTGRRLGRGGGYLPSLMYYDTFLSKYRKLADKQNWKKPLLVALSYSIQILDDGVIPITPNDVDVDALVTPSGVIPVSAAARQRMECDI; translated from the exons atgaagacaATTGGAATCGGAAGACTCTCAACGGAAAGGACCAAACAACTAAGAAAGCTTATGAACCTGTCCTTTTCCCTCCACCATTTGTGCATTTTAGCATCCCCACTCCCTCCCACTTACTCTCACTTTCTTAACCTGCGCCGCCAACCACGATCATCTtcaatttctctctcctccattaGGATGAGCTCCACCAACAATGGAGGAAGCATTACTAGCAGTACGAGTGATGTTACCGTTGCTGAATTGGAGTCAATTTTCAAGCAGAAACGCATGATTAGATCCAAAGTCAGGAAATCCCTTAAAGAGATGGACCCTTCTCAGCGAACCCTTGAAG ATGATGCAATTCAACACTTAGTTCTGGATGCTCCATGGTTTAAATCAACCAGAAGGTTATGTGCGTACATAAGTTGCCATGCCTTGCGAGAAGTTGATACATCTAAAGTTTTGGCACAAATCTTACAGAGTTCAGACAAAG ACAAACCGGGACTTGAAGGGAAAACTCTTTATGTGCCAAGAGTGGAGGataagaatagtcatatgcggaTGCTCAATATCTCCAGTTTAGATGATTTAATTGCTAACTCAATGGACATCCTGGAACCTGCACCGGTAGATAGTACAGGAAATCCACGTGAAGATG TTATGCAAGCAAGCGAAGCAGTCGACCTCTTCCTTTTACCCG GACTTGCATTTGACAAAACTGGTAGACGGTTGGGTCGTGGTGGAGGGTATCTTCCGTCTTTAAT GTACTATGACACATTCCTAAGTAAATACCGGAAGCTAGCTGATAAGCAGAACTGGAAAAAACCGTTGCTAG TTGCTCTGTCATATTCTATTCAAATATTGGATGATGGAGTCATTCCCATCACTCCTAATGATGTTGATGTCGATGCTTTAGTAACTCCGTCTGGTGTTATTCCGGTTAGCGCAGCTGCACGTCAAAG GATGGAGTGTGACATATGA